A window from Primulina huaijiensis isolate GDHJ02 chromosome 11, ASM1229523v2, whole genome shotgun sequence encodes these proteins:
- the LOC140987854 gene encoding regulator of nonsense transcripts UPF3-like isoform X10 codes for MKGMLDRTKVVVRHLPPTISQSNFVEQIDSRFSGRYRWLSFRPGKSSQKHVTYSRASIDFNKSDDVLEFAEFFNGHVFVNEKGTQYKTIVEYAPSQRVPKNWSKNDGREGTILKDPEYLEFLDFLAKPTENLPSAEVQLERKEAERVGAPKGIPIVTPLMDYVRQKRAARGGARRTILNGKPTRRVSGMLSRNTGSGSSRGGSEKRTSTMYVLRDSSKGASSKEKSSSVPVFKQDEQRLLDKSVTSAAVSRTDSLEGEGGGSGSSEIGKQKILLLKGKEKETSNQQNAAPHANNLHSPIPLKQNHRRESNDRIIRSVLNRDIRQNQTLSGSQSEHRIRNINQDRDKKPPRPTNVQSFQKNANGSPEGKLASHDSQAFHTEKEERRTRNRDRPDRGVWAPIRRSDGSHASDESLSSSIFQTSQVVDSSEDIKNDVLIMRGGEFRHIGSGRGGSYRQGGRRGSAYNIKDADGSQVEGKFPKRGGSSGHVSHEKQLWVQKSSPGS; via the exons ATGAAGGGGATGCTAGATCGAACGAAGGTGGTGGTGCGGCATTTGCCGCCGACTATTTCTCAGTCGAATTTCGTCGAGCAAATCGATTCTCGCTTCTCTGGTCGCTACCGTTGGCTTTCTTTTAGGCCGGGCAAGTCAAG CCAGAAGCATGTAACATATTCAAGAGCAAGCATCGACTTTAATAAATCAGATGATGTGCTAGAGTTCGCTGAGTTTTTTAATGGCCATGTTTTTGTCAATGAGAAAG GGACCCAGTATAAAACAATTGTTGAGTACGCCCCTTCACAGCGTGTTCCAAAGAATTGGTCAAAGAATGATGGTCGTGAAGGGACTATATTGAAAG ATCCTGAATATTTGGAGTTCCTTGATTTTCTTGCGAAGCCTACTGAGAATCTTCCCAGTGCAGAGGTACAGCTGGAGAGAAAGGAAGCAGAACGAGTAG GTGCTCCAAAGGGTATTCCTATAGTTACCCCTTTAATGGACTATGTTCGTCAGAAAAGAGCTGCTCGGGGTGGAGCTCGG AGAACCATTTTGAATGGAAAGCCAACGAGGAGAGTCAGTGGAATGCTCTCCAGGAATACAGGCTCAGGATCTTCAAGAGGTGGCTCAGAAAAAAGAACTTCTACCATG TACGTGTTGAGGGACAGCTCAAAGGGTGCAAGCAGCAAGGAGAAATCATCTTCCGTACCGGTTTTTAAACAGGATGAGCAACGACTCTTGGACAAATCTGTCACTTCAGCTGCAGTCTCCAGAACTGATTCATTGGAAGGGGAAGGTG GCGGCTCAGGTTCCTCTGAAATTGGGAAGCAGAAAATCTTACTTCTgaaagggaaagaaaaggaaacCTCTAAT CAGCAGAATGCAGCTCCTCATGCCAACAATTTGCACAGTCCAATTCCTCTTAAACAGAATCATCGACGCGAATCTAATGATAGGATCATCAGGAGTGTCCTTAACAGGGATATTCGGCAAAATCAAACATTATCTGGATCTCAATCCGAACACCGAATTCGCAATATAAATCAGGACAGAGACAAGAAACCTCCTCGTCCCACAAATGTGCAGTCATTTCAGAAGAATGCAAATGGGTCTCCTGAGGGTAAGTTAGCCAGCCATGATTCGCAAGCTTTTCATACTGAGAAAGAAGAAAGACGTACAAGGAACAGGGATAGACCTGATCGTGGTGTTTGGGCTCCTATTCGACGATCGGATGGATCACATGCAAGTGACGAATCTTTATCATCCTCTATTTTCCAAACGTCCCAAGTAGTGGATTCTTCTGAAG ATATTAAAAATGATGTGTTGATTATGCGCGGTGGTGAGTTCAGACATATCGGAAGTGGTCGTGGAG GTTCTTATAGGCAAGGGGGTCGGCGTGGTTCGGCATATAATATCAAGGATGCCGATGGCTCCCAAGTGGAAGGGAAGTTCCCAAAGAGAGGAGGTTCTTCTGGCCATGTTTCCCATGAG aAACAATTGTGGGTCCAAAAGTCCAGTCCTGGTTCATAG
- the LOC140987854 gene encoding regulator of nonsense transcripts UPF3-like isoform X3 has protein sequence MKGMLDRTKVVVRHLPPTISQSNFVEQIDSRFSGRYRWLSFRPGKSSQKHVTYSRASIDFNKSDDVLEFAEFFNGHVFVNEKGTQYKTIVEYAPSQRVPKNWSKNDGREGTILKDPEYLEFLDFLAKPTENLPSAEVQLERKEAERVGAPKGIPIVTPLMDYVRQKRAARGGARRTILNGKPTRRVSGMLSRNTGSGSSRGGSEKRTSTMYVLRDSSKGASSKEKSSSVPVFKQDEQRLLDKSVTSAAVSRTDSLEGEGGSGSSEIGKQKILLLKGKEKETSNQQNAAPHANNLHSPIPLKQNHRRESNDRIIRSVLNRDIRQNQTLSGSQSEHRIRNINQDRDKKPPRPTNVQSFQKNANGSPEGKLASHDSQAFHTEKEERRTRNRDRPDRGVWAPIRRSDGSHASDESLSSSIFQTSQVVDSSEDIKNDVLIMRGGEFRHIGSGRGGHKSVGNGSYRQGGRRGSAYNIKDADGSQVEGKFPKRGGSSGHVSHEKQLWVQKSSPGS, from the exons ATGAAGGGGATGCTAGATCGAACGAAGGTGGTGGTGCGGCATTTGCCGCCGACTATTTCTCAGTCGAATTTCGTCGAGCAAATCGATTCTCGCTTCTCTGGTCGCTACCGTTGGCTTTCTTTTAGGCCGGGCAAGTCAAG CCAGAAGCATGTAACATATTCAAGAGCAAGCATCGACTTTAATAAATCAGATGATGTGCTAGAGTTCGCTGAGTTTTTTAATGGCCATGTTTTTGTCAATGAGAAAG GGACCCAGTATAAAACAATTGTTGAGTACGCCCCTTCACAGCGTGTTCCAAAGAATTGGTCAAAGAATGATGGTCGTGAAGGGACTATATTGAAAG ATCCTGAATATTTGGAGTTCCTTGATTTTCTTGCGAAGCCTACTGAGAATCTTCCCAGTGCAGAGGTACAGCTGGAGAGAAAGGAAGCAGAACGAGTAG GTGCTCCAAAGGGTATTCCTATAGTTACCCCTTTAATGGACTATGTTCGTCAGAAAAGAGCTGCTCGGGGTGGAGCTCGG AGAACCATTTTGAATGGAAAGCCAACGAGGAGAGTCAGTGGAATGCTCTCCAGGAATACAGGCTCAGGATCTTCAAGAGGTGGCTCAGAAAAAAGAACTTCTACCATG TACGTGTTGAGGGACAGCTCAAAGGGTGCAAGCAGCAAGGAGAAATCATCTTCCGTACCGGTTTTTAAACAGGATGAGCAACGACTCTTGGACAAATCTGTCACTTCAGCTGCAGTCTCCAGAACTGATTCATTGGAAGGGGAAG GCGGCTCAGGTTCCTCTGAAATTGGGAAGCAGAAAATCTTACTTCTgaaagggaaagaaaaggaaacCTCTAAT CAGCAGAATGCAGCTCCTCATGCCAACAATTTGCACAGTCCAATTCCTCTTAAACAGAATCATCGACGCGAATCTAATGATAGGATCATCAGGAGTGTCCTTAACAGGGATATTCGGCAAAATCAAACATTATCTGGATCTCAATCCGAACACCGAATTCGCAATATAAATCAGGACAGAGACAAGAAACCTCCTCGTCCCACAAATGTGCAGTCATTTCAGAAGAATGCAAATGGGTCTCCTGAGGGTAAGTTAGCCAGCCATGATTCGCAAGCTTTTCATACTGAGAAAGAAGAAAGACGTACAAGGAACAGGGATAGACCTGATCGTGGTGTTTGGGCTCCTATTCGACGATCGGATGGATCACATGCAAGTGACGAATCTTTATCATCCTCTATTTTCCAAACGTCCCAAGTAGTGGATTCTTCTGAAG ATATTAAAAATGATGTGTTGATTATGCGCGGTGGTGAGTTCAGACATATCGGAAGTGGTCGTGGAGGTCATAAGTCTGTTGGCAATG GTTCTTATAGGCAAGGGGGTCGGCGTGGTTCGGCATATAATATCAAGGATGCCGATGGCTCCCAAGTGGAAGGGAAGTTCCCAAAGAGAGGAGGTTCTTCTGGCCATGTTTCCCATGAG aAACAATTGTGGGTCCAAAAGTCCAGTCCTGGTTCATAG
- the LOC140987854 gene encoding regulator of nonsense transcripts UPF3-like isoform X6 yields MKGMLDRTKVVVRHLPPTISQSNFVEQIDSRFSGRYRWLSFRPGKSSQKHVTYSRASIDFNKSDDVLEFAEFFNGHVFVNEKGTQYKTIVEYAPSQRVPKNWSKNDGREGTILKDPEYLEFLDFLAKPTENLPSAEVQLERKEAERVGAPKGIPIVTPLMDYVRQKRAARGGARRTILNGKPTRRVSGMLSRNTGSGSSRGGSEKRTSTMYVLRDSSKGASSKEKSSSVPVFKQDEQRLLDKSVTSAAVSRTDSLEGEGGSSEIGKQKILLLKGKEKETSNQQNAAPHANNLHSPIPLKQNHRRESNDRIIRSVLNRDIRQNQTLSGSQSEHRIRNINQDRDKKPPRPTNVQSFQKNANGSPEGKLASHDSQAFHTEKEERRTRNRDRPDRGVWAPIRRSDGSHASDESLSSSIFQTSQVVDSSEDIKNDVLIMRGGEFRHIGSGRGGHKSVGNGSYRQGGRRGSAYNIKDADGSQVEGKFPKRGGSSGHVSHEKQLWVQKSSPGS; encoded by the exons ATGAAGGGGATGCTAGATCGAACGAAGGTGGTGGTGCGGCATTTGCCGCCGACTATTTCTCAGTCGAATTTCGTCGAGCAAATCGATTCTCGCTTCTCTGGTCGCTACCGTTGGCTTTCTTTTAGGCCGGGCAAGTCAAG CCAGAAGCATGTAACATATTCAAGAGCAAGCATCGACTTTAATAAATCAGATGATGTGCTAGAGTTCGCTGAGTTTTTTAATGGCCATGTTTTTGTCAATGAGAAAG GGACCCAGTATAAAACAATTGTTGAGTACGCCCCTTCACAGCGTGTTCCAAAGAATTGGTCAAAGAATGATGGTCGTGAAGGGACTATATTGAAAG ATCCTGAATATTTGGAGTTCCTTGATTTTCTTGCGAAGCCTACTGAGAATCTTCCCAGTGCAGAGGTACAGCTGGAGAGAAAGGAAGCAGAACGAGTAG GTGCTCCAAAGGGTATTCCTATAGTTACCCCTTTAATGGACTATGTTCGTCAGAAAAGAGCTGCTCGGGGTGGAGCTCGG AGAACCATTTTGAATGGAAAGCCAACGAGGAGAGTCAGTGGAATGCTCTCCAGGAATACAGGCTCAGGATCTTCAAGAGGTGGCTCAGAAAAAAGAACTTCTACCATG TACGTGTTGAGGGACAGCTCAAAGGGTGCAAGCAGCAAGGAGAAATCATCTTCCGTACCGGTTTTTAAACAGGATGAGCAACGACTCTTGGACAAATCTGTCACTTCAGCTGCAGTCTCCAGAACTGATTCATTGGAAGGGGAAGGTG GTTCCTCTGAAATTGGGAAGCAGAAAATCTTACTTCTgaaagggaaagaaaaggaaacCTCTAAT CAGCAGAATGCAGCTCCTCATGCCAACAATTTGCACAGTCCAATTCCTCTTAAACAGAATCATCGACGCGAATCTAATGATAGGATCATCAGGAGTGTCCTTAACAGGGATATTCGGCAAAATCAAACATTATCTGGATCTCAATCCGAACACCGAATTCGCAATATAAATCAGGACAGAGACAAGAAACCTCCTCGTCCCACAAATGTGCAGTCATTTCAGAAGAATGCAAATGGGTCTCCTGAGGGTAAGTTAGCCAGCCATGATTCGCAAGCTTTTCATACTGAGAAAGAAGAAAGACGTACAAGGAACAGGGATAGACCTGATCGTGGTGTTTGGGCTCCTATTCGACGATCGGATGGATCACATGCAAGTGACGAATCTTTATCATCCTCTATTTTCCAAACGTCCCAAGTAGTGGATTCTTCTGAAG ATATTAAAAATGATGTGTTGATTATGCGCGGTGGTGAGTTCAGACATATCGGAAGTGGTCGTGGAGGTCATAAGTCTGTTGGCAATG GTTCTTATAGGCAAGGGGGTCGGCGTGGTTCGGCATATAATATCAAGGATGCCGATGGCTCCCAAGTGGAAGGGAAGTTCCCAAAGAGAGGAGGTTCTTCTGGCCATGTTTCCCATGAG aAACAATTGTGGGTCCAAAAGTCCAGTCCTGGTTCATAG
- the LOC140987854 gene encoding regulator of nonsense transcripts UPF3-like isoform X1 — MKGMLDRTKVVVRHLPPTISQSNFVEQIDSRFSGRYRWLSFRPGKSSQKHVTYSRASIDFNKSDDVLEFAEFFNGHVFVNEKGTQYKTIVEYAPSQRVPKNWSKNDGREGTILKDPEYLEFLDFLAKPTENLPSAEVQLERKEAERVGAPKGIPIVTPLMDYVRQKRAARGGARRTILNGKPTRRVSGMLSRNTGSGSSRGGSEKRTSTMYVLRDSSKGASSKEKSSSVPVFKQDEQRLLDKSVTSAAVSRTDSLEGEGGGSGSSEIGKQKILLLKGKEKETSNQQNAAPHANNLHSPIPLKQNHRRESNDRIIRSVLNRDIRQNQTLSGSQSEHRIRNINQDRDKKPPRPTNVQSFQKNANGSPEGKLASHDSQAFHTEKEERRTRNRDRPDRGVWAPIRRSDGSHASDESLSSSIFQTSQVVDSSEDIKNDVLIMRGGEFRHIGSGRGGHKSVGNGSYRQGGRRGSAYNIKDADGSQVEGKFPKRGGSSGHVSHEKQLWVQKSSPGS; from the exons ATGAAGGGGATGCTAGATCGAACGAAGGTGGTGGTGCGGCATTTGCCGCCGACTATTTCTCAGTCGAATTTCGTCGAGCAAATCGATTCTCGCTTCTCTGGTCGCTACCGTTGGCTTTCTTTTAGGCCGGGCAAGTCAAG CCAGAAGCATGTAACATATTCAAGAGCAAGCATCGACTTTAATAAATCAGATGATGTGCTAGAGTTCGCTGAGTTTTTTAATGGCCATGTTTTTGTCAATGAGAAAG GGACCCAGTATAAAACAATTGTTGAGTACGCCCCTTCACAGCGTGTTCCAAAGAATTGGTCAAAGAATGATGGTCGTGAAGGGACTATATTGAAAG ATCCTGAATATTTGGAGTTCCTTGATTTTCTTGCGAAGCCTACTGAGAATCTTCCCAGTGCAGAGGTACAGCTGGAGAGAAAGGAAGCAGAACGAGTAG GTGCTCCAAAGGGTATTCCTATAGTTACCCCTTTAATGGACTATGTTCGTCAGAAAAGAGCTGCTCGGGGTGGAGCTCGG AGAACCATTTTGAATGGAAAGCCAACGAGGAGAGTCAGTGGAATGCTCTCCAGGAATACAGGCTCAGGATCTTCAAGAGGTGGCTCAGAAAAAAGAACTTCTACCATG TACGTGTTGAGGGACAGCTCAAAGGGTGCAAGCAGCAAGGAGAAATCATCTTCCGTACCGGTTTTTAAACAGGATGAGCAACGACTCTTGGACAAATCTGTCACTTCAGCTGCAGTCTCCAGAACTGATTCATTGGAAGGGGAAGGTG GCGGCTCAGGTTCCTCTGAAATTGGGAAGCAGAAAATCTTACTTCTgaaagggaaagaaaaggaaacCTCTAAT CAGCAGAATGCAGCTCCTCATGCCAACAATTTGCACAGTCCAATTCCTCTTAAACAGAATCATCGACGCGAATCTAATGATAGGATCATCAGGAGTGTCCTTAACAGGGATATTCGGCAAAATCAAACATTATCTGGATCTCAATCCGAACACCGAATTCGCAATATAAATCAGGACAGAGACAAGAAACCTCCTCGTCCCACAAATGTGCAGTCATTTCAGAAGAATGCAAATGGGTCTCCTGAGGGTAAGTTAGCCAGCCATGATTCGCAAGCTTTTCATACTGAGAAAGAAGAAAGACGTACAAGGAACAGGGATAGACCTGATCGTGGTGTTTGGGCTCCTATTCGACGATCGGATGGATCACATGCAAGTGACGAATCTTTATCATCCTCTATTTTCCAAACGTCCCAAGTAGTGGATTCTTCTGAAG ATATTAAAAATGATGTGTTGATTATGCGCGGTGGTGAGTTCAGACATATCGGAAGTGGTCGTGGAGGTCATAAGTCTGTTGGCAATG GTTCTTATAGGCAAGGGGGTCGGCGTGGTTCGGCATATAATATCAAGGATGCCGATGGCTCCCAAGTGGAAGGGAAGTTCCCAAAGAGAGGAGGTTCTTCTGGCCATGTTTCCCATGAG aAACAATTGTGGGTCCAAAAGTCCAGTCCTGGTTCATAG
- the LOC140987854 gene encoding regulator of nonsense transcripts UPF3-like isoform X8 has product MKGMLDRTKVVVRHLPPTISQSNFVEQIDSRFSGRYRWLSFRPGKSSQKHVTYSRASIDFNKSDDVLEFAEFFNGHVFVNEKGTQYKTIVEYAPSQRVPKNWSKNDGREGTILKDPEYLEFLDFLAKPTENLPSAEVQLERKEAERVGAPKGIPIVTPLMDYVRQKRAARGGARRTILNGKPTRRVSGMLSRNTGSGSSRGGSEKRTSTMYVLRDSSKGASSKEKSSSVPVFKQDEQRLLDKSVTSAAVSRTDSLEGEGGSSEIGKQKILLLKGKEKETSNQNAAPHANNLHSPIPLKQNHRRESNDRIIRSVLNRDIRQNQTLSGSQSEHRIRNINQDRDKKPPRPTNVQSFQKNANGSPEGKLASHDSQAFHTEKEERRTRNRDRPDRGVWAPIRRSDGSHASDESLSSSIFQTSQVVDSSEDIKNDVLIMRGGEFRHIGSGRGGHKSVGNGSYRQGGRRGSAYNIKDADGSQVEGKFPKRGGSSGHVSHEKQLWVQKSSPGS; this is encoded by the exons ATGAAGGGGATGCTAGATCGAACGAAGGTGGTGGTGCGGCATTTGCCGCCGACTATTTCTCAGTCGAATTTCGTCGAGCAAATCGATTCTCGCTTCTCTGGTCGCTACCGTTGGCTTTCTTTTAGGCCGGGCAAGTCAAG CCAGAAGCATGTAACATATTCAAGAGCAAGCATCGACTTTAATAAATCAGATGATGTGCTAGAGTTCGCTGAGTTTTTTAATGGCCATGTTTTTGTCAATGAGAAAG GGACCCAGTATAAAACAATTGTTGAGTACGCCCCTTCACAGCGTGTTCCAAAGAATTGGTCAAAGAATGATGGTCGTGAAGGGACTATATTGAAAG ATCCTGAATATTTGGAGTTCCTTGATTTTCTTGCGAAGCCTACTGAGAATCTTCCCAGTGCAGAGGTACAGCTGGAGAGAAAGGAAGCAGAACGAGTAG GTGCTCCAAAGGGTATTCCTATAGTTACCCCTTTAATGGACTATGTTCGTCAGAAAAGAGCTGCTCGGGGTGGAGCTCGG AGAACCATTTTGAATGGAAAGCCAACGAGGAGAGTCAGTGGAATGCTCTCCAGGAATACAGGCTCAGGATCTTCAAGAGGTGGCTCAGAAAAAAGAACTTCTACCATG TACGTGTTGAGGGACAGCTCAAAGGGTGCAAGCAGCAAGGAGAAATCATCTTCCGTACCGGTTTTTAAACAGGATGAGCAACGACTCTTGGACAAATCTGTCACTTCAGCTGCAGTCTCCAGAACTGATTCATTGGAAGGGGAAGGTG GTTCCTCTGAAATTGGGAAGCAGAAAATCTTACTTCTgaaagggaaagaaaaggaaacCTCTAAT CAGAATGCAGCTCCTCATGCCAACAATTTGCACAGTCCAATTCCTCTTAAACAGAATCATCGACGCGAATCTAATGATAGGATCATCAGGAGTGTCCTTAACAGGGATATTCGGCAAAATCAAACATTATCTGGATCTCAATCCGAACACCGAATTCGCAATATAAATCAGGACAGAGACAAGAAACCTCCTCGTCCCACAAATGTGCAGTCATTTCAGAAGAATGCAAATGGGTCTCCTGAGGGTAAGTTAGCCAGCCATGATTCGCAAGCTTTTCATACTGAGAAAGAAGAAAGACGTACAAGGAACAGGGATAGACCTGATCGTGGTGTTTGGGCTCCTATTCGACGATCGGATGGATCACATGCAAGTGACGAATCTTTATCATCCTCTATTTTCCAAACGTCCCAAGTAGTGGATTCTTCTGAAG ATATTAAAAATGATGTGTTGATTATGCGCGGTGGTGAGTTCAGACATATCGGAAGTGGTCGTGGAGGTCATAAGTCTGTTGGCAATG GTTCTTATAGGCAAGGGGGTCGGCGTGGTTCGGCATATAATATCAAGGATGCCGATGGCTCCCAAGTGGAAGGGAAGTTCCCAAAGAGAGGAGGTTCTTCTGGCCATGTTTCCCATGAG aAACAATTGTGGGTCCAAAAGTCCAGTCCTGGTTCATAG
- the LOC140987854 gene encoding regulator of nonsense transcripts UPF3-like isoform X4 codes for MKGMLDRTKVVVRHLPPTISQSNFVEQIDSRFSGRYRWLSFRPGKSSQKHVTYSRASIDFNKSDDVLEFAEFFNGHVFVNEKGTQYKTIVEYAPSQRVPKNWSKNDGREGTILKDPEYLEFLDFLAKPTENLPSAEVQLERKEAERVGAPKGIPIVTPLMDYVRQKRAARGGARRTILNGKPTRRVSGMLSRNTGSGSSRGGSEKRTSTMYVLRDSSKGASSKEKSSSVPVFKQDEQRLLDKSVTSAAVSRTDSLEGEGGSGSSEIGKQKILLLKGKEKETSNQNAAPHANNLHSPIPLKQNHRRESNDRIIRSVLNRDIRQNQTLSGSQSEHRIRNINQDRDKKPPRPTNVQSFQKNANGSPEGKLASHDSQAFHTEKEERRTRNRDRPDRGVWAPIRRSDGSHASDESLSSSIFQTSQVVDSSEDIKNDVLIMRGGEFRHIGSGRGGHKSVGNGSYRQGGRRGSAYNIKDADGSQVEGKFPKRGGSSGHVSHEKQLWVQKSSPGS; via the exons ATGAAGGGGATGCTAGATCGAACGAAGGTGGTGGTGCGGCATTTGCCGCCGACTATTTCTCAGTCGAATTTCGTCGAGCAAATCGATTCTCGCTTCTCTGGTCGCTACCGTTGGCTTTCTTTTAGGCCGGGCAAGTCAAG CCAGAAGCATGTAACATATTCAAGAGCAAGCATCGACTTTAATAAATCAGATGATGTGCTAGAGTTCGCTGAGTTTTTTAATGGCCATGTTTTTGTCAATGAGAAAG GGACCCAGTATAAAACAATTGTTGAGTACGCCCCTTCACAGCGTGTTCCAAAGAATTGGTCAAAGAATGATGGTCGTGAAGGGACTATATTGAAAG ATCCTGAATATTTGGAGTTCCTTGATTTTCTTGCGAAGCCTACTGAGAATCTTCCCAGTGCAGAGGTACAGCTGGAGAGAAAGGAAGCAGAACGAGTAG GTGCTCCAAAGGGTATTCCTATAGTTACCCCTTTAATGGACTATGTTCGTCAGAAAAGAGCTGCTCGGGGTGGAGCTCGG AGAACCATTTTGAATGGAAAGCCAACGAGGAGAGTCAGTGGAATGCTCTCCAGGAATACAGGCTCAGGATCTTCAAGAGGTGGCTCAGAAAAAAGAACTTCTACCATG TACGTGTTGAGGGACAGCTCAAAGGGTGCAAGCAGCAAGGAGAAATCATCTTCCGTACCGGTTTTTAAACAGGATGAGCAACGACTCTTGGACAAATCTGTCACTTCAGCTGCAGTCTCCAGAACTGATTCATTGGAAGGGGAAG GCGGCTCAGGTTCCTCTGAAATTGGGAAGCAGAAAATCTTACTTCTgaaagggaaagaaaaggaaacCTCTAAT CAGAATGCAGCTCCTCATGCCAACAATTTGCACAGTCCAATTCCTCTTAAACAGAATCATCGACGCGAATCTAATGATAGGATCATCAGGAGTGTCCTTAACAGGGATATTCGGCAAAATCAAACATTATCTGGATCTCAATCCGAACACCGAATTCGCAATATAAATCAGGACAGAGACAAGAAACCTCCTCGTCCCACAAATGTGCAGTCATTTCAGAAGAATGCAAATGGGTCTCCTGAGGGTAAGTTAGCCAGCCATGATTCGCAAGCTTTTCATACTGAGAAAGAAGAAAGACGTACAAGGAACAGGGATAGACCTGATCGTGGTGTTTGGGCTCCTATTCGACGATCGGATGGATCACATGCAAGTGACGAATCTTTATCATCCTCTATTTTCCAAACGTCCCAAGTAGTGGATTCTTCTGAAG ATATTAAAAATGATGTGTTGATTATGCGCGGTGGTGAGTTCAGACATATCGGAAGTGGTCGTGGAGGTCATAAGTCTGTTGGCAATG GTTCTTATAGGCAAGGGGGTCGGCGTGGTTCGGCATATAATATCAAGGATGCCGATGGCTCCCAAGTGGAAGGGAAGTTCCCAAAGAGAGGAGGTTCTTCTGGCCATGTTTCCCATGAG aAACAATTGTGGGTCCAAAAGTCCAGTCCTGGTTCATAG
- the LOC140987854 gene encoding regulator of nonsense transcripts UPF3-like isoform X2, whose translation MKGMLDRTKVVVRHLPPTISQSNFVEQIDSRFSGRYRWLSFRPGKSSQKHVTYSRASIDFNKSDDVLEFAEFFNGHVFVNEKGTQYKTIVEYAPSQRVPKNWSKNDGREGTILKDPEYLEFLDFLAKPTENLPSAEVQLERKEAERVGAPKGIPIVTPLMDYVRQKRAARGGARRTILNGKPTRRVSGMLSRNTGSGSSRGGSEKRTSTMYVLRDSSKGASSKEKSSSVPVFKQDEQRLLDKSVTSAAVSRTDSLEGEGGGSGSSEIGKQKILLLKGKEKETSNQNAAPHANNLHSPIPLKQNHRRESNDRIIRSVLNRDIRQNQTLSGSQSEHRIRNINQDRDKKPPRPTNVQSFQKNANGSPEGKLASHDSQAFHTEKEERRTRNRDRPDRGVWAPIRRSDGSHASDESLSSSIFQTSQVVDSSEDIKNDVLIMRGGEFRHIGSGRGGHKSVGNGSYRQGGRRGSAYNIKDADGSQVEGKFPKRGGSSGHVSHEKQLWVQKSSPGS comes from the exons ATGAAGGGGATGCTAGATCGAACGAAGGTGGTGGTGCGGCATTTGCCGCCGACTATTTCTCAGTCGAATTTCGTCGAGCAAATCGATTCTCGCTTCTCTGGTCGCTACCGTTGGCTTTCTTTTAGGCCGGGCAAGTCAAG CCAGAAGCATGTAACATATTCAAGAGCAAGCATCGACTTTAATAAATCAGATGATGTGCTAGAGTTCGCTGAGTTTTTTAATGGCCATGTTTTTGTCAATGAGAAAG GGACCCAGTATAAAACAATTGTTGAGTACGCCCCTTCACAGCGTGTTCCAAAGAATTGGTCAAAGAATGATGGTCGTGAAGGGACTATATTGAAAG ATCCTGAATATTTGGAGTTCCTTGATTTTCTTGCGAAGCCTACTGAGAATCTTCCCAGTGCAGAGGTACAGCTGGAGAGAAAGGAAGCAGAACGAGTAG GTGCTCCAAAGGGTATTCCTATAGTTACCCCTTTAATGGACTATGTTCGTCAGAAAAGAGCTGCTCGGGGTGGAGCTCGG AGAACCATTTTGAATGGAAAGCCAACGAGGAGAGTCAGTGGAATGCTCTCCAGGAATACAGGCTCAGGATCTTCAAGAGGTGGCTCAGAAAAAAGAACTTCTACCATG TACGTGTTGAGGGACAGCTCAAAGGGTGCAAGCAGCAAGGAGAAATCATCTTCCGTACCGGTTTTTAAACAGGATGAGCAACGACTCTTGGACAAATCTGTCACTTCAGCTGCAGTCTCCAGAACTGATTCATTGGAAGGGGAAGGTG GCGGCTCAGGTTCCTCTGAAATTGGGAAGCAGAAAATCTTACTTCTgaaagggaaagaaaaggaaacCTCTAAT CAGAATGCAGCTCCTCATGCCAACAATTTGCACAGTCCAATTCCTCTTAAACAGAATCATCGACGCGAATCTAATGATAGGATCATCAGGAGTGTCCTTAACAGGGATATTCGGCAAAATCAAACATTATCTGGATCTCAATCCGAACACCGAATTCGCAATATAAATCAGGACAGAGACAAGAAACCTCCTCGTCCCACAAATGTGCAGTCATTTCAGAAGAATGCAAATGGGTCTCCTGAGGGTAAGTTAGCCAGCCATGATTCGCAAGCTTTTCATACTGAGAAAGAAGAAAGACGTACAAGGAACAGGGATAGACCTGATCGTGGTGTTTGGGCTCCTATTCGACGATCGGATGGATCACATGCAAGTGACGAATCTTTATCATCCTCTATTTTCCAAACGTCCCAAGTAGTGGATTCTTCTGAAG ATATTAAAAATGATGTGTTGATTATGCGCGGTGGTGAGTTCAGACATATCGGAAGTGGTCGTGGAGGTCATAAGTCTGTTGGCAATG GTTCTTATAGGCAAGGGGGTCGGCGTGGTTCGGCATATAATATCAAGGATGCCGATGGCTCCCAAGTGGAAGGGAAGTTCCCAAAGAGAGGAGGTTCTTCTGGCCATGTTTCCCATGAG aAACAATTGTGGGTCCAAAAGTCCAGTCCTGGTTCATAG